TTATAAAACATCTCTTTTATGTCACGTTTTCTGCACCGGCTGAAGAAAATACCAGGAAGGAAGCAATCCTAGTAAGGGAAGTGAGAACCCTTCTGGTTCTGGCCAGGCCAAATTATTTgtataataattaatattatttacatttaaatttattttaaaaaatatttctgtaataaatttGAATTCCTGTATGCTGGAGGAATTCATCCCAGTATTTACACTTTCATTCAAACATACTTAATATTCTTGTGGATTTTTTGGGTATATTTCAGAGTTAAGAACTGATGAAGAAGTCTGTAGAGTAGCCTCTGGTTACTCTAATATATATTCCTAATCTTTTCTTCATAGGTGGTATGAATGTCCTGTTTATAGTTGTGGATGATCTGCGTCCTGTTTTGGGCTGTTATGGAGATAAGCTTGTGAAATCTCCAAACATTGATCAACTTGCTTCTCAAAGTATTGTGTTCAGCAATGCATATGCACAGGTGAGATAAATAGCttaataaagatgtttttctaGTCAAAAAATGACTGGTTTTATCACAGTAGGTGCTAGGTAGACCAAAGCAAGTGTTTATTAATCCGAagtatttttagcagaaaataaacGGTTGGTCTAAACTATACTGTGTGAACCTATATTTAGGTGAGAAAAACGAAAATAGGGCATTTGAACAGTGATATTTGTGTGGCTTTTGGATGAGTGTAATGCCACTCCAGCATTTTCACTGTCAGCAGGAAAATGATccttaaaaatgctgttttaccAAATTAGCATTCTTCTTTTCTACTGTgtataaatgatttttttactttcttttttccttttgaggtAATCTATCTATAGACTTTCATGAAGGATCAACTTCTCTTAAATACAGGATTCAGAATCACTCTTAAATACAGGATTCAGAATCCTCACTACTTGTTCTTTACTTGAATACTTTGCACAGGATCCGTTCATTCCCAAATTTCTCTCTGCTGAGAAATTAGAATGACTTTAATTCTGACAAGGGATTAGGACTTTGAAGCAAGAACTCTTGGTTTTGGCCAATCTGAAACAGAATTGATGAAGCCTTTTGACCAGAAGTAGGACCTTCTGTAAGTTCATCCTTTTCATTATTCTTAAGGCAGGCCAGATCAAGTagattttgggcttttttcagcACAGTCCATCTGCCTCATCAGCTTAATTCTGTGTGAGTGTGAACTGCTAGATATTAAAAGCAGAATCTTTAATgcaacctgattttttttttttttgctttaggtTTTACATAACAAAAGCTTTTGGTACTTAGGAATTGCTTATTTGAGGAAAAGTTATAGATAGGTCAGTGTATGTCTTGCTGAAAGCTTGCAGTTGGGAATTGATATTCTTAATAAGGATGCTGTCCAGTGTAGCTTGAAATGATATGAAACACTTCCACTGCAGTTCCTGAGCCTTCTGATGTCTTGCCCAGTTCCTGCATGTGTTCTTTTGGTCTGAATTggttcttttttggtttttttttgctggctttCTCCTCAGCAAGCTGTGTGTGCTCCCAGCAGAGTGTCATTTCTGACTGGTCGCAGACCTGATACCACCCGGCTGTATGATTTCTATTCCTACTGGAGAGTACATGCAGGAAACTATTCCACCATGCCCCAGTACTTCAAGGAGAATGGCTACACGACCCTGTCTGTGGGGAAAGTTTTTCACCCTGGTATGGTTTGAATTATCATTTGCTTAACATACACACACTTAACAAATGTTTTCCCTAACAGACTTCATCAGTGAGTATCAACTGTGTGACTCTTGTCTGTGTTGACAACCTCAGTTGTCATGATAAGCCAGATTATTCAATGATTTTAATTGTagaatgatttaaaattttactttaaggTGTTAGAGATGAGATGTTAGATGCTTCTTATActatataagtatatatactatattttCACATCTTGTCTAGGGATTGTGGGAATAGAAGTCTAACAGTCTGAAAATATATCTGGAAGTCAGGTGTCTGCTGAAGATAAAATCACTGAACAGCCTCATTGTCCTGGTTCTGTATAGATGTGTTTTGTGTCTATCTGGATCAGGAGACATAGAGTGTAAGTCTAATATTACCAATTAAATAGGAAATTAGttcattgtttaaaaagaaataacataaCTAGGCTGAAAAATACACTTAATACTGAACCTGTGTTTGGTAGCTCGTGAGGATATGTGAACTATGAGTTCATAGTAAAGCTAGTTAAGGATTTACACAAAGACTTATTAATTCTGGGTTTTGGtagttttttttgttgatgtttgCTGAAGATAAGGCTCTTCAAGAGTCTTGGGCTTCCCACACACCAGTAAAAAGTGCATTTCAGGTATAAATATCTGTCTTACACTTCgacttttatttcttgtttttcctctttctcagttttcaaagagaatttgaaatgtttcttcATTTAGCATATTAAAAACAACACAATTGAAAGCAAGTTAAACCTATATTTGAGCTCTTCCTGGTTCAGTGAACTAAATTTTTGATGTTTTTGCCCTTTTCAGGGGTTTCATCCAATTACAGTGATGACTACCCATACAGTTGGTCTGTTCCACCCTTTCATCCTTcaactgaaaaatatgaaaattataaGGTGAGGGGGATCTGTGGTACCCTAACACTGAAAGGTTTTCAGGAAATGACCAAGTCCTTTGTGTCATACAACATACAATATACAGTGTGAGACTTTTTTTGAGACTTCAGCCTTATGTAGGGAATCAGCCACTTTGAGTTTTTGTTTCTTAGTTTTCTAAAAGAAAGCTTCTCCCCTCAGTTGTGTGTCAGGTCAATTTGTGGGTCTATCCTGAagatatttcagtatttctgaattaGTATTTGGAAATCTTTGGCTGCTGAGTGCTCACAAGAAAAGGTGATCATAATTTGTGTCCACATCATCAATTCCTTCATCTGAAAAGTGTGCTTGTCAAATTTCCATGCTAATCTTGCTCTGCTTAGTGGATGAAGGGACATTGCCAGGAGGCTTGGGGAACTTAATTTAATAAGGAGCTCAGGGCTGAACAGGTGAAGGTCATAAGTAAATAACCTTTAAATAATAGGATACACTTTTCTAGAAATGTTTGTTACTCATGAAGTGTGGACCAAAAAAGTGCTTTATGTTTATACAAACATTTCAATAAGGTGCTGGAATCTCTACACTGCAAAGCTGAGAGCTCAGGCCATGAGGTTACAGCCAGCCTTGCTTTGTTCTTGTGTTTGCTGTTGAAAACACTTGTTTTAACAGCAGCTGTATTTGCATCCATGACATAGTTTTTATGTTCATTTAGCAGCTCTCCCAAACACCCTGCTGAGGCCACCTTTTCCTGGCAGGCATTCAGTCTAATTTATCTTTCTTCACTAATTATACATCAGCCAGTGCTGGCATTTGCTCAGAAGCTGTCAGTAGCTTGCAGGCCACTTGCTATGAGGTCTTGGGATCAGAAGgagtaaaaatacatttatatagtGTAACCACAGTCTGCCTTTTTGCCAGTAGATCAGAGATTCTATTAATCATGGAATCTGTGTGTTTTCCCATATGACCACGTTCAACCTTCTGCTCAGCTTTAGAGAGAATTCGGCTTTTCCATGGACATGGAAGTTGGATTCTTCAGCTCCTGAAGCTGTCTGCTCAGTCATCAATGTACTAGACACCTTTTGTATGCATAAAATTTGTTAAATTCCTTTATGTAACCAAGTCTTTTGCTAGTAGTAGGATTGAGAAACCAATTGGTTTGAAAGTAACAGAACAGAggatttcttctttgcttttactgAAGTAAAGTTAACTAActaattattttgtcttttttaaagacttgcaggggaaaagatggaaaacttTATGCTAACTTGGTGTGCCCAGTGGATGTGACAGAAATGCCCAGTAGTACTCTGCCTGATATACAGAGCACTGAAGAGGCCATACGTTTACTTAATGTTATGAAAACCAAGaagcagaaattcttcctggcAGTTGGTTACCACAAACCACATATCCCACTGAGGTACCCTCAGGTAAGAGAACTGGGGCCTGCAGTGAAAGGAACTTAGGCAGCCATTGCTATTGCTTTTCAAAGCTATTTCTACAACTTGCTAGTGTTTCTAGAAAGCAAGCTTCAAAACAGCCTTTATTTGGTGTAGCTTCAACAGTTGCCTGTGTTGCATTTCAGAATGCTTAATGAGGATGAGTTGTGATGACCCAGCCAGGATTCTGCCACTGTAATAGTGATACTGCATGGAGCTTGGTGGAGTATGACATGGGACCTTACGAGATCTCATACTCTACTGCCTGTTTTAGTTGGTGGCAACACTTCTACTCATTTCAGAGGAACTTATGTTGGgccttttatttcagctttgagATACAGGAAGCTGGTTTTAGGTACTTACTGACATGGTGTTTTTCAAGAATTGGCTGGGGCTTAACAGTGTAGTATTGTTACCTTTTACatgctggaggaggtggagtGAAGCCTTGTGAACTGTAAGAATATTAAAAGGCCATGCAAGGGGAAACAATTGCTGTTTTACAACACAAAGTCTACAATAGATCTTAAAGTTGAGGGCAGcctttctgtgtttgtattGTAAAGGAATTTCAGAAGTTGTACCCCTTGGAAAACATCACATTAGCCCCAGATCCCTGGGTGCCTGAGAAACTGCCTTCTGTGGCATACAACCCCTGGACAGATCTCAGACAGAGGGATGATGTGAAGGCATTAAATGTTAGCTTTCCTTATGGACCACTTCCAGATGATTTCCAGGTAAGCTGCCAGTAGAGTGCATTGAAGTCAAACCACCCTGTTCAAATGCACGAGCAATTGGCTGCTCTAAGATGTTCCTGGGTATTCAACAACTGACAGTTTGCAACTTTTATTAATTCCTTGTCCTGGGAAGTCACCTCTAGCTTTGAGGCAAACCTTCACTGTATTTGCAGTCAGGCTAgtcagggcagggagggggagatCAGCTATCAGCTATCAGTCATGGTGTGGATGCTTCTAGTTTGTGTAAGTAAGCAGCTACCAATGTCATGTTTGCTTTCACTACCTGaatctatttttctgttttaagccACCACTGAGTTTATCTTATGcaaggttttcttctgctttctagTGCTTACACCAAAGTAAGGTGCACTGGCTGGacccagagagaagcagaactgATTGATTTTCAGCATCTTGCTTGAAAGAACTTCTGGCAGATACCATTTTCTAATTGCTTCCTCCCTGTTTACCTTTTCTGGGGCATTAATCAGGATAcagacactttaaaaataaagctttacaAGTAAAATCCTTTAGTCCCTTCCCTTATGCAGCTACCCAACAGTATTTCTGCGTGTGTGTCAGGGGAAAAGctaattttgtcctttttttcccttctcccccatTTCCTTGACTTGCAGCGTCAGATTCGTCAGAGCTATTATGCAGCAGTTTCCTACCTGGATACACAAGTTGGCCTCCTTTTGAATGCTTTGGATGCTGTAGGACTGTCAAATAGCACAATAGTAGTTTTTACTGCTGATCATGGTAAGCATTTAAACGTTTCTCCAGCTCACTGTTAATAATCTCAGTGTGCAGCTCAGTGCTGGCCtaagtgtgtgtttgtgtgatgCACAGCAGAGCTACTGTGCCTTGTGTATATGGATATATTTTGTCTGTCTCAAACTGAAGGAACTGACACAGGCTTCTGTGCCTGCACAGTTCTGGCCTCCTGTTCTTTAATCAGGTTGAGAATTTGCTAAGGCACTGGGCTGAGCTTGCTGTATCCCCACCTCCTACCCAAGGAGTGACTTCTGCTGGGAAATGCACTGTGAAAGGATAGTGACTACTCCTCCCCCCTTATAAATTGTAGAGAGCCATCTGATACAGTGGGTGAGAGGCTTTCTCATTAACTGCCAAAGAGTGTTCTCTTGCACTTGACTTAGCTGCTTGCCCAGCATCTGGTGGGCTTCTGGTGGAAGCAGTATGGCTTCCACCTCATAACTGAGATCTTGCATGCTCTGAATCCTGGTGGTAAAGAATTGAATTTGAACTGTGGGACAAATACCTCAGGTATTTATTGTTTGTTTCAATACTCtaatattcattaaaataacCCTCTGAGGATCCCTTTAACTGGGGGATGGCTTAGCTACAATTCCCAAATGACTTCACTAAATCAATTTAAAGTCATGTATTTAGTTATTTTGCCTTGA
This genomic stretch from Calypte anna isolate BGI_N300 chromosome 4, bCalAnn1_v1.p, whole genome shotgun sequence harbors:
- the IDS gene encoding iduronate 2-sulfatase, whose product is MNVLFIVVDDLRPVLGCYGDKLVKSPNIDQLASQSIVFSNAYAQQAVCAPSRVSFLTGRRPDTTRLYDFYSYWRVHAGNYSTMPQYFKENGYTTLSVGKVFHPGVSSNYSDDYPYSWSVPPFHPSTEKYENYKTCRGKDGKLYANLVCPVDVTEMPSSTLPDIQSTEEAIRLLNVMKTKKQKFFLAVGYHKPHIPLRYPQEFQKLYPLENITLAPDPWVPEKLPSVAYNPWTDLRQRDDVKALNVSFPYGPLPDDFQRQIRQSYYAAVSYLDTQVGLLLNALDAVGLSNSTIVVFTADHGWSLGEHGEWAKYSNFDVATRVPLMFYVPGMTSPSVNQGERVFPYLDPFSHDLSLVPQGRSNKVVELVCLFSTLAELAGLQVPPVCPEPSFHVALCTEGSSIAQYFPASEKEVEKEKGGCDSPYRCSNEESFAFSQYPRPADTPQWNSDKPRLKDIRIMGYSMRTIDYRYTLWVQFNPNNFSADFENVHAGELYVMKTDPNQDDNVYNNMSHGCFFKKMLDFMKH